A region from the Gallus gallus isolate bGalGal1 chromosome 25, bGalGal1.mat.broiler.GRCg7b, whole genome shotgun sequence genome encodes:
- the POGZ gene encoding pogo transposable element with ZNF domain isoform X8, which produces MVTQPVLRPVQIMQNANHVTNSPVTSQPIFITTQGFPVRNVRPVQNTMNQVGIVLNVQQGQTVRPITLVPAPGTQFVKPAVGVPQVFSQVAQVRPGTTMPVRPTTNTFTTVIPATLTIRSTVPQSQSQQQSKSTPSTSTTPTATQPTPLGQLTVQQPGQSSQATNPKLVSIASFVTVKRPGVTGENSNEVAKLVNTLNTVPSLGQSPGPMVVSNSSPVHGSQRSSTSESSSSSLKVSSSPIPTFDLQDGGRKVCPRCDAQFRVTEALRGHMCYCCPEMVEFLKKRKSLDSEPNIQSAKPPSPEKTTAVASPPSSTPIPALSPPAKAPEPNEGMVDSSQSKLIMLVDDFYYGRDGGKVSQLLNFPKVPTSFRCPHCTKRLKNNIRFMNHMKHHVELDQQNGEVDVHTICQHCYRQFSTPFQLQCHLENVHSPYESTTKCKICEWAFESEPMFLQHMKDTHKPGEMPYVCQVCQYRSSLYSEVDSHFRMIHEDTRHLLCPYCLKVFKNGNAFQQHFMRHQKKSVYHCNKCRLQFLFAKDKIEHKLQHHKTFRKPKQLEGLKPGTKVTIRASRGQPRTVPISSNDMGQSAGQDTAPLSSSDPQPIFLYPPVQRSVQKRAVKKMSVLGRQTCLECSFEIPDFPNHFPTYVHCSLCRYSTCCSRAYANHMINNHVPRKSPKYLALFKNYTACGVKLCCSSCLFASSEGDMMAKHLVFNPSHEFSNIIFRGPTWISHSRHIQPQDRSMKNTCPAYSPSKAATVKTKSVLPVKDDLEPEAALAAHTRPLLCQEEECLNIDAQEDEQPMKETEPASKKEQLSVKKLRVVLFALCCSTEQAAEHFRNPQRRIKRWLRRFQAFQEENLASLSEGKYLSLEAEEKLAEWVLTQREQQLPVNEETLFQKATKLGRSLEGGFKISYEWAVRFMLRHNLSMHTRRAVAHPLPKEVEDNAGCFIEFVQRQIHTQDLPLSMIAAIDEISLFLDVEVLSSDDKKENALQTVGTGEPWCDVVLTILADGSVLPTLVFYRGHVQQPANVPESIILEAKENGYSDDEVMELWASRVWQKHTECQNSKGMLVLDCHRTHLSEEVLSLLSASSTLPAVVPAGCSSKIQPLDVCIKRTVKNFLHKKWKEQAKEMADSTCDSDILLQLVLCWLAEVLEVISDSPELVQQSFLVASVLPGPDGTANSATRNADMQEELITALEEQLKLGEEQQPQEVAEGEDQPQNEECADPEILQQLFEGESETESFYGFEDADLDLMEI; this is translated from the exons ATGGTGACCCAGCCAGTGTTAAGACCTGTGCAGATCATGCAGAATGCCAACCATGTCACAAACTCCCCGGTGACCAGCCAGCCCATCTTCATCACTACCCAG GGATTTCCCGTGCGGAACGTGCGGCCTGTGCAAAACACGATGAATCAAGTGGGAATTGTCCTGAATGTACAGCAGGGTCAGACAGTCAGACCCATCACCCTTGTCCCAG CCCCAGGTACACAGTTTGTCAAGCCAGCAGTTGGCGTTCCTCAGGTGTTCTCCCAGGTGGCCCAGGTGAGACCAGGTACGACCATGCCGGTCCGACCCACCACCAACACTTTCACTACGGTCATTCCGGCCACGCTCACCATCAGGAGCACAGTGCCGCAGTCCCAGTCACAACAGCAAAGTAAGTCCACTCCCAGCACCTCCACAACTCCTACTGCAACGCAGCCAACACCACTGGGACAGTTAACTGTGCAGCAGCCAGGGCAGTCCAGTCAAGCTACTAACCCCAAATTAG TGAGCATCGCGAGCTTTGTGACGGTAAAGAGACCCGGAGTGACTGGTGAGAACAGCAATGAGGTTGCCAAGCTGGTGAACACCCTGAATACTGTTCCCTCGTTGGGGCAGAGCCCCGGACCAATGGTGGTGTCCAACAGCAGCCCTGTGCACGGCTCCCAGAGATCCAGCACGTCGGAGTCATCATCATCGTCGTTGAAAG TCAGTTCATCTCCAATTCCCACCTTTGATTTGCAAGATGGTGGCAGGAAGGTCTGCCCACGGTGTGATGCTCAGTTCCGAGTCACCGAAGCTTTAAGAGGACATATGTGT taCTGCTGCCCTGAAATGGTTGAATtcctcaagaaaagaaaatctctcgATTCTGAACCAAATATCCAATCTGCAAAGCCTCCATCTCCAGAAAAAACCACAGCTGTTGCTTCCCCGCCCTCTTCTACTCCTATCCCTGCACTGTCCCCACCTGCTAAAGCTCCAGAGCCAAATGAAGGCATGGTTGACTCGTCCCAAAGTAAGCTCATCATGTTGGTGGATGACTTCTACTACGGCAGAGATGGTGGCAAAGTGAGCCAGCTGCTGAACTTCCCCAAGGTTCCGACTTCCTTCCGCTGTCCGCACTGCACCAAGAGGCTAAAGAACAACATACG ATTTATGAACCACATGAAGCACCACGTGGAACTGGACCAGCAGAACGGAGAGGTGGACGTGCACACCATCTGCCAGCACTGCTACAGGCAGTTCTCCACTCCGTTTCAGCTCCAGTGCCACTTAGAGAACGTCCACAGTCCCTATGAGTCAACAA caaAGTGCAAGATTTGTGAATGGGCATTTGAGAGTGAACCAATGTTCCTGCAGCACATGAAGGACACGCACAAGCCGGGGGAGATGCCCTACGTTTGCCAG GTGTGTCAGTACCGCTCGTCGCTGTACTCGGAGGTGGACAGCCACTTCCGAATGATCCACGAGGACACGCGGCACCTGCTCTGCCCCTACTGCCTGAAGGTCTTCAAGAACGGCAATGCCTTCCAGCAGCACTTCATGAGGCACCAG AAGAAGAGTGTTTATCATTGCAACAAGTGCAGACTCCAATTCCTGTTCGCCAAGGATAAAATTGAACACAAGCTGCAGCATCACAAAACGTTCCGAAAGCCCAAACAATTGGAAGGATTGAAGCCTGGAACCAAG GTGACAATCAGAGCATCCCGAGGACAGCCCCGGACAGTGCCCATCTCTTCAAACGACATGGGGCAGAGTGCTGGGCAGGACACTGCGCCGCTCTCCTCTTCTGACCCTCAGCCCATCTTCCTGTACCCACCCGTCCAGAGGAGCGTCCAGAAGAGAGCCGTCAAAAAAAT GAGCGTCCTGGGCAGGCAGACCTGCCTGGAGTGCAGCTTTGAGATCCCCGACTTCCCGAACCACTTCCCCACCTACGTCCACTGCTCGCTGTGCCGCTACAGCACGTGCTGCTCCCGAGCCTACGCCAACCACATGATCAA CAACCACGTTCCCCGGAAGAGTCCCAAATACTTGGCTTTGTTCAAGAACTACACTGCTTG TGgtgtgaagctgtgctgctcctcctgcctcttTGCGTCATCGGAGGGTGATATGATGGCCAAGCATTTGGTCTTCAACCCATCACACGAGTTCAGCAACATTATTTTCCGAG GGCCTACTTGGATATCACATTCCAG GCACATCCAGCCCCAGGACAGAAGCATGAAGAACACGTGCCCTGCCTATTCCCCCAGTAAAGCTGCTACTGTGAAAACTAAGTCTGTGTTACCCGTGAAGGACGACCTGGAGCCTGAAGCGGCACTGGCAGCCCACACCCGGCCCCTGCTTTGCCAGGAGGAAGAGTGCTTAAATATCGATGCTCAGGAAGACGAGCAGCCAATGAAGGAGACCGAACCTGCAAGCAAAAAGGAGCAGCTGTCGGTGAAAAAGCTGCGGGTGGTTCTGTTTGCGTTGTgttgcagcactgagcaggcgGCTGAGCACTTCCGGAACCCGCAGCGACGCATCAAGCGTTGGCTCCGGCGGTTCCAGGCTTTCCAAGAGGAGAACTTGGCGTCACTGTCAGAGGGCAAATACCTGAGCTTGGAGGCCGAGGAGAAGCTGGCGGAGTGGGTGCTCACCCAgcgggagcagcagctgcccgtCAACGAGGAGACGCTCTTCCAGAAGGCCACCAAGCTCGGCCGCTCCCTGGAGGGCGGCTTCAAGATCTCCTACGAATGGGCTGTTCGGTTCATGCTGCGGCACAACCTCAGCATGCACACGCGCAGGGCGGTGGCCCACCCACTCCCCAAAGAGGTGGAGGACAACGCCGGCTGCTTCATCGAGTTTGTGCAGCGGCAGATCCACACGCAGGACCTGCCCCTCTCCATGATCGCAGCCATCGATGAGATCTCCCTCTTCCTTGACGTGGAGGTGCTGAGCAGTGACGACAAGAAGGAGAACGCTCTGCAGACGGTGGGGACCGGCGAGCCCTGGTGCGACGTGGTCCTCACCATCCTTGCCGACGGGAGCGTTCTCCCCACTTTGGTCTTCTACAGAGGTCATGTCCAGCAGCCCGCCAACGTGCCTGAGTCCATCATACTGGAAGCGAAGGAGAACGGCTACAGCGATGATGAAGTCATGGAGCTGTGGGCTTCGCGAGTGTGGCAGAAGCACACCGAGTGCCAGAACAGCAAGGGCATGCTGGTGCTGGATTGCCACCGAACACACCTCTCGGAGGAGGTACTGTCCCTGCTGAGCGCTTCCAGCACTCTCCCGGCTGTCGTACCCGCTGGCTGCAGCTCCAAAATCCAACCCCTGGATGTTTGTATAAAAAGGACTGTGAAAAATTTCTTGCATAAAAAGTGGAAAGAGCAAGCCAAGGAGATGGCGGACTCCACGTGCGATTCGGACATCCTTCTCCAGCTGGTTTTGTGTTGGCTGGCAGAGGTGCTGGAGGTCATCAGTGACTCTCCCGAACTCGTGCAGCAGTCCTTCCTGGTGGCCAGTGTGCTGCCGGGGCCGGACGGCACGGCCAACTCAGCCACACGCAACGCCGACATGCAGGAGGAGCTGATCACAGcgctggaggagcagctgaagttgggtgaggagcagcagccacaggagGTGGCGGAGGGTGAGGATCAGCCCCAGAACGAGGAGTGCGCCGACCCCGAGATCCTCCAGCAGCTCTTCGAGGGGGAGAGCGAGACTGAATCGTTTTACGGCTTCGAAGACGCCGATTTGGATCTGATGGAAATCTGA
- the POGZ gene encoding pogo transposable element with ZNF domain isoform X10, whose product MQGFPVRNVRPVQNTMNQVGIVLNVQQGQTVRPITLVPAPGTQFVKPAVGVPQVFSQVAQVRPGTTMPVRPTTNTFTTVIPATLTIRSTVPQSQSQQQSKSTPSTSTTPTATQPTPLGQLTVQQPGQSSQATNPKLVSIASFVTVKRPGVTGENSNEVAKLVNTLNTVPSLGQSPGPMVVSNSSPVHGSQRSSTSESSSSSLKVSSSPIPTFDLQDGGRKVCPRCDAQFRVTEALRGHMCYCCPEMVEFLKKRKSLDSEPNIQSAKPPSPEKTTAVASPPSSTPIPALSPPAKAPEPNEGMVDSSQSKLIMLVDDFYYGRDGGKVSQLLNFPKVPTSFRCPHCTKRLKNNIRFMNHMKHHVELDQQNGEVDVHTICQHCYRQFSTPFQLQCHLENVHSPYESTTKCKICEWAFESEPMFLQHMKDTHKPGEMPYVCQVCQYRSSLYSEVDSHFRMIHEDTRHLLCPYCLKVFKNGNAFQQHFMRHQKKSVYHCNKCRLQFLFAKDKIEHKLQHHKTFRKPKQLEGLKPGTKVTIRASRGQPRTVPISSNDMGQSAGQDTAPLSSSDPQPIFLYPPVQRSVQKRAVKKMSVLGRQTCLECSFEIPDFPNHFPTYVHCSLCRYSTCCSRAYANHMINNHVPRKSPKYLALFKNYTACGVKLCCSSCLFASSEGDMMAKHLVFNPSHEFSNIIFRGPTWISHSRHIQPQDRSMKNTCPAYSPSKAATVKTKSVLPVKDDLEPEAALAAHTRPLLCQEEECLNIDAQEDEQPMKETEPASKKEQLSVKKLRVVLFALCCSTEQAAEHFRNPQRRIKRWLRRFQAFQEENLASLSEGKYLSLEAEEKLAEWVLTQREQQLPVNEETLFQKATKLGRSLEGGFKISYEWAVRFMLRHNLSMHTRRAVAHPLPKEVEDNAGCFIEFVQRQIHTQDLPLSMIAAIDEISLFLDVEVLSSDDKKENALQTVGTGEPWCDVVLTILADGSVLPTLVFYRGHVQQPANVPESIILEAKENGYSDDEVMELWASRVWQKHTECQNSKGMLVLDCHRTHLSEEVLSLLSASSTLPAVVPAGCSSKIQPLDVCIKRTVKNFLHKKWKEQAKEMADSTCDSDILLQLVLCWLAEVLEVISDSPELVQQSFLVASVLPGPDGTANSATRNADMQEELITALEEQLKLGEEQQPQEVAEGEDQPQNEECADPEILQQLFEGESETESFYGFEDADLDLMEI is encoded by the exons ATGCAGGGATTTCCCGTGCGGAACGTGCGGCCTGTGCAAAACACGATGAATCAAGTGGGAATTGTCCTGAATGTACAGCAGGGTCAGACAGTCAGACCCATCACCCTTGTCCCAG CCCCAGGTACACAGTTTGTCAAGCCAGCAGTTGGCGTTCCTCAGGTGTTCTCCCAGGTGGCCCAGGTGAGACCAGGTACGACCATGCCGGTCCGACCCACCACCAACACTTTCACTACGGTCATTCCGGCCACGCTCACCATCAGGAGCACAGTGCCGCAGTCCCAGTCACAACAGCAAAGTAAGTCCACTCCCAGCACCTCCACAACTCCTACTGCAACGCAGCCAACACCACTGGGACAGTTAACTGTGCAGCAGCCAGGGCAGTCCAGTCAAGCTACTAACCCCAAATTAG TGAGCATCGCGAGCTTTGTGACGGTAAAGAGACCCGGAGTGACTGGTGAGAACAGCAATGAGGTTGCCAAGCTGGTGAACACCCTGAATACTGTTCCCTCGTTGGGGCAGAGCCCCGGACCAATGGTGGTGTCCAACAGCAGCCCTGTGCACGGCTCCCAGAGATCCAGCACGTCGGAGTCATCATCATCGTCGTTGAAAG TCAGTTCATCTCCAATTCCCACCTTTGATTTGCAAGATGGTGGCAGGAAGGTCTGCCCACGGTGTGATGCTCAGTTCCGAGTCACCGAAGCTTTAAGAGGACATATGTGT taCTGCTGCCCTGAAATGGTTGAATtcctcaagaaaagaaaatctctcgATTCTGAACCAAATATCCAATCTGCAAAGCCTCCATCTCCAGAAAAAACCACAGCTGTTGCTTCCCCGCCCTCTTCTACTCCTATCCCTGCACTGTCCCCACCTGCTAAAGCTCCAGAGCCAAATGAAGGCATGGTTGACTCGTCCCAAAGTAAGCTCATCATGTTGGTGGATGACTTCTACTACGGCAGAGATGGTGGCAAAGTGAGCCAGCTGCTGAACTTCCCCAAGGTTCCGACTTCCTTCCGCTGTCCGCACTGCACCAAGAGGCTAAAGAACAACATACG ATTTATGAACCACATGAAGCACCACGTGGAACTGGACCAGCAGAACGGAGAGGTGGACGTGCACACCATCTGCCAGCACTGCTACAGGCAGTTCTCCACTCCGTTTCAGCTCCAGTGCCACTTAGAGAACGTCCACAGTCCCTATGAGTCAACAA caaAGTGCAAGATTTGTGAATGGGCATTTGAGAGTGAACCAATGTTCCTGCAGCACATGAAGGACACGCACAAGCCGGGGGAGATGCCCTACGTTTGCCAG GTGTGTCAGTACCGCTCGTCGCTGTACTCGGAGGTGGACAGCCACTTCCGAATGATCCACGAGGACACGCGGCACCTGCTCTGCCCCTACTGCCTGAAGGTCTTCAAGAACGGCAATGCCTTCCAGCAGCACTTCATGAGGCACCAG AAGAAGAGTGTTTATCATTGCAACAAGTGCAGACTCCAATTCCTGTTCGCCAAGGATAAAATTGAACACAAGCTGCAGCATCACAAAACGTTCCGAAAGCCCAAACAATTGGAAGGATTGAAGCCTGGAACCAAG GTGACAATCAGAGCATCCCGAGGACAGCCCCGGACAGTGCCCATCTCTTCAAACGACATGGGGCAGAGTGCTGGGCAGGACACTGCGCCGCTCTCCTCTTCTGACCCTCAGCCCATCTTCCTGTACCCACCCGTCCAGAGGAGCGTCCAGAAGAGAGCCGTCAAAAAAAT GAGCGTCCTGGGCAGGCAGACCTGCCTGGAGTGCAGCTTTGAGATCCCCGACTTCCCGAACCACTTCCCCACCTACGTCCACTGCTCGCTGTGCCGCTACAGCACGTGCTGCTCCCGAGCCTACGCCAACCACATGATCAA CAACCACGTTCCCCGGAAGAGTCCCAAATACTTGGCTTTGTTCAAGAACTACACTGCTTG TGgtgtgaagctgtgctgctcctcctgcctcttTGCGTCATCGGAGGGTGATATGATGGCCAAGCATTTGGTCTTCAACCCATCACACGAGTTCAGCAACATTATTTTCCGAG GGCCTACTTGGATATCACATTCCAG GCACATCCAGCCCCAGGACAGAAGCATGAAGAACACGTGCCCTGCCTATTCCCCCAGTAAAGCTGCTACTGTGAAAACTAAGTCTGTGTTACCCGTGAAGGACGACCTGGAGCCTGAAGCGGCACTGGCAGCCCACACCCGGCCCCTGCTTTGCCAGGAGGAAGAGTGCTTAAATATCGATGCTCAGGAAGACGAGCAGCCAATGAAGGAGACCGAACCTGCAAGCAAAAAGGAGCAGCTGTCGGTGAAAAAGCTGCGGGTGGTTCTGTTTGCGTTGTgttgcagcactgagcaggcgGCTGAGCACTTCCGGAACCCGCAGCGACGCATCAAGCGTTGGCTCCGGCGGTTCCAGGCTTTCCAAGAGGAGAACTTGGCGTCACTGTCAGAGGGCAAATACCTGAGCTTGGAGGCCGAGGAGAAGCTGGCGGAGTGGGTGCTCACCCAgcgggagcagcagctgcccgtCAACGAGGAGACGCTCTTCCAGAAGGCCACCAAGCTCGGCCGCTCCCTGGAGGGCGGCTTCAAGATCTCCTACGAATGGGCTGTTCGGTTCATGCTGCGGCACAACCTCAGCATGCACACGCGCAGGGCGGTGGCCCACCCACTCCCCAAAGAGGTGGAGGACAACGCCGGCTGCTTCATCGAGTTTGTGCAGCGGCAGATCCACACGCAGGACCTGCCCCTCTCCATGATCGCAGCCATCGATGAGATCTCCCTCTTCCTTGACGTGGAGGTGCTGAGCAGTGACGACAAGAAGGAGAACGCTCTGCAGACGGTGGGGACCGGCGAGCCCTGGTGCGACGTGGTCCTCACCATCCTTGCCGACGGGAGCGTTCTCCCCACTTTGGTCTTCTACAGAGGTCATGTCCAGCAGCCCGCCAACGTGCCTGAGTCCATCATACTGGAAGCGAAGGAGAACGGCTACAGCGATGATGAAGTCATGGAGCTGTGGGCTTCGCGAGTGTGGCAGAAGCACACCGAGTGCCAGAACAGCAAGGGCATGCTGGTGCTGGATTGCCACCGAACACACCTCTCGGAGGAGGTACTGTCCCTGCTGAGCGCTTCCAGCACTCTCCCGGCTGTCGTACCCGCTGGCTGCAGCTCCAAAATCCAACCCCTGGATGTTTGTATAAAAAGGACTGTGAAAAATTTCTTGCATAAAAAGTGGAAAGAGCAAGCCAAGGAGATGGCGGACTCCACGTGCGATTCGGACATCCTTCTCCAGCTGGTTTTGTGTTGGCTGGCAGAGGTGCTGGAGGTCATCAGTGACTCTCCCGAACTCGTGCAGCAGTCCTTCCTGGTGGCCAGTGTGCTGCCGGGGCCGGACGGCACGGCCAACTCAGCCACACGCAACGCCGACATGCAGGAGGAGCTGATCACAGcgctggaggagcagctgaagttgggtgaggagcagcagccacaggagGTGGCGGAGGGTGAGGATCAGCCCCAGAACGAGGAGTGCGCCGACCCCGAGATCCTCCAGCAGCTCTTCGAGGGGGAGAGCGAGACTGAATCGTTTTACGGCTTCGAAGACGCCGATTTGGATCTGATGGAAATCTGA